A window of Zingiber officinale cultivar Zhangliang chromosome 5A, Zo_v1.1, whole genome shotgun sequence contains these coding sequences:
- the LOC121982625 gene encoding fasciclin-like arabinogalactan protein 12, producing MFFFLSVSSFLLLTAPPVRSQAPSPSSGGPLNLTAILVKAGQYSSFVRLLQQTRIDVQLNSQLNNSYNGITVFAPTDNAFAGLGTLNNLSQQEQIDLVLYHVLPRYYSFATFQSASNPLPTQASDRTGVFTLNITTTAVNANQANISTGVVNTTFSNVLYADFPLAAYSVDKVLLPYAIFGPKPPASAPAPSARSNHATTNSSDAGIAPPPGSRSSSNNDAGGGSSSAATRRAREVGYWSLIAVVGFLGMAAGNIL from the coding sequence ATGTTCTTCTTCTTATCTGTTTCATCCTTCCTCCTCCTGACCGCCCCGCCGGTCCGGTCCCAAGCTCCCTCGCCCTCCTCCGGCGGCCCCCTCAACCTGACGGCCATCCTGGTCAAGGCCGGGCAGTACTCCTCCTTCGTCCGCCTCCTCCAGCAGACCCGCATCGACGTGCAGCTCAACAGCCAGCTCAACAACAGCTACAACGGCATCACGGTCTTCGCCCCCACCGACAACGCCTTCGCCGGCCTCGGCACCCTCAACAACCTCTCCCAGCAGGAGCAGATCGATCTGGTCCTCTACCACGTCCTCCCCCGCTACTACAGCTTCGCCACCTTCCAGAGCGCCAGCAACCCCCTCCCCACTCAGGCCTCCGACCGGACCGGAGTCTTCACCCTCAACATCACCACCACCGCCGTCAATGCCAACCAGGCCAACATCTCCACCGGCGTCGTCAACACCACCTTCAGCAACGTGCTCTACGCCGACTTCCCTCTCGCCGCCTACTCCGTCGACAAGGTGCTGCTGCCTTACGcaatcttcggccccaagccaccCGCCTCAGCTCCCGCGCCGTCAGCCAGGAGTAATCATGCTACCACGAACTCCTCCGACGCCGGGATAGCTCCGCCACCGGGGAGCAGAAGCAGCAGCAATAACGACGCCGGAGGCGGCTCATCGTCGGCGGCCACCAGAAGGGCTAGAGAAGTGGGATATTGGAGCTTGATTGCAGTCGTTGGCTTTCTAGGCATGGCGGCCGGTAACATATTGTGA